The genomic interval CTTCTTTCTATGGAGTTTCTGGTAGAAACCTCCAATGTCAATACAAAGACTTTTTAAGTGATTTTAAAGCTTGGGATCAAATAAAACATGCTAAAAAATGGCTTGTTTTTCCGCAAAACATTGGAAAGAACCTGTCAATAGATGAAACCTCCCTTTCAAATGGCGAACTCTATACTATTTTAACTAACAAATCTGGAAAAGGGAGAAAGGGAACTATTGTAGCTATGATTGCAGGAACTAAAGCCGATACAGTTATTGCAGTTATAGAAAAAATCGCTCTTAAACAACGAAATCTAGTTCAGGAAATAACTTTAGACATGGCGGGAAATATGAATTTGATTGCCAAAAAATGCTTTCCTAATGCAACTCGTGTCACAGATCGATTTCATGTTCAAAAACTAGCTACAGAGGCTTTACAGGAAATCAGGATTAAATATCGTTGGGAAGCTATCGATCAAGAAAATAATGCTATTGAAAAAGCAAAAAAAAGCAAATCTAATTTCGAATCTCAAATACTTTCAAATGGAGATACACTTAAGCAATTACTCGCTAGAAGTCGTTATTTCTTATACAAAAACAAATCAAGATGGACGCATAACCAAACGCAACGTGCCACTTTATTGTTTGAATTATATCCAGACATTTTAAAAGCATACGATTTAGCACAAGATTTGCGTACTATCTTTGAAAAAACAACTGACAAAATCATTGGGTTTGCAAAACTAGCCAAATGGCATGAAAAAGTAGATCAATCCGGATTCAAATCTTTCGGCACAATCTCTCGTACAATTACAAATCATTATCAGACCATATTAAATTATTTTGACAATAGAAGTACTAATGCCTCTGCAGAATCATTCAATGCCAAAATAAAAGCATTCAGATCAAAATTCAGAGGAGTTAGAAATATAGAATACTTCCTGTTTAGACTAACTAATATATATGCTTAATTTGTTCCACTCCACAGGTTTTCGTTATGATCCTACAGAATCAGCTATTTTTTTGATTTGAAGAGAACTAGAATAGTTACGTAAAGCTACATCAGTAATCACCACCTCCTGCAAAGAAATAGGTTCCTTGGTTTGAGAGACAATCAGTTGACTTATCAAAAATAAGCTGTAAAAAAAAGTTTGTTTTGCTTTCATCTATTTGAAATCCCTTTTTCCCGAGAGATTTGTATTTGTTAAGAATAAAGGCAGGTCTCCTGGCTTGCGTCTTGTTGTTTACCTTCCCACTCGCCGCGGCGAGCAGTGGTTTTGTAGATAACAACAAGCTTTGTAGCTTACAGTTGCGGGTACAGCTTAGGATTAACGATTTTAGATTGTAGATTTATGATTTTCGATGTATTTCAATCTGGTATCAAATATCTGCTTTCAGGTCTCGTTCACCTAATTCCCTTTTAATGTTGTTTTTGGTTAAAAAAAACAACAACCTTAAATTCTCGACAAAGGTAAATGATAAAAAAACTAAAAAGCAAATTTTATTTCAAAGGAGTATACTTAATCAAATTTGAATGAATATAATTGTTCTCGCTAGCCATGATAGTCCCGAAGCTTCGGGAGATATCCTCGTGTGAAACGAAGAGATAAAGGCGAAAGCAGGAACCCAATATTATAATGGAAACTAAAACATCTGCTCCAAAATAAATTAGTCTTTTTTATAATTTCTCCTACCT from Flavobacterium ovatum carries:
- a CDS encoding transposase — protein: MASFYGVSGRNLQCQYKDFLSDFKAWDQIKHAKKWLVFPQNIGKNLSIDETSLSNGELYTILTNKSGKGRKGTIVAMIAGTKADTVIAVIEKIALKQRNLVQEITLDMAGNMNLIAKKCFPNATRVTDRFHVQKLATEALQEIRIKYRWEAIDQENNAIEKAKKSKSNFESQILSNGDTLKQLLARSRYFLYKNKSRWTHNQTQRATLLFELYPDILKAYDLAQDLRTIFEKTTDKIIGFAKLAKWHEKVDQSGFKSFGTISRTITNHYQTILNYFDNRSTNASAESFNAKIKAFRSKFRGVRNIEYFLFRLTNIYA